In one Thermosipho ferrireducens genomic region, the following are encoded:
- a CDS encoding ATP-dependent Clp protease ATP-binding subunit, with the protein MFDMNEYTENGQRILMAVTDILSRYKQNQLSSEHLLLAILEDEKNAAKDILSYLKIDIGELKKEIETFISRYGVKASAPSGQIFITPEARHVLEEAKKEAKRMGDEKVGSDHLLLAMTLLPESMTYRILSRYGVTQDKVYQAIRELRTSGALSEDENVDILVRFTEDLTELAKRGKLLPVVGRDKEIFRIMEILGRKLKNNPVVIGDPGVGKTAIVEGLAQRIVKEEVPDFLKNKKILKLDIARVVAGTKFRGEFEERLKKIVDVVKKKPDVILFIDEIHTVVGAGASEGSVDAANILKPELARGDLRCIGATTVEEYRKYIERDKALERRFQPVIVEEPTIDETIKILHGLKSLFEEFHGVKIEDKSLEVAARFSARYITERFLPDKAVDLVDESASRIKILGREVVTPEDVAKTVEMWTGIPIGKIMGAEKEKLKNLEKLIHEKFIDQEEAVRVVASAIRMSRTGIKNTKRPAGVFLFIGPTGVGKTELAKRLADILFGSENSLIRIDMSEYMEKHSVSRLIGAPPGYVGYEEGGQLTESVRRRPYSVVLLDEIEKANSEIFNVLLQVFEDGRLTDGKGNTVDFRNTIIIMTSNLGSESIIETIEKGNEEELAIVAERAIKSKLKPEFLNRLDAIVIFKTLKEEHIVKIVDIYEKELNDKLGDQGITVVLDDSAKLYLAKHGYIASMGARPLRRLFENTIEFTVSNLIINDELKEGNVVKFTANENGISYEIG; encoded by the coding sequence GTGTTTGATATGAACGAGTATACCGAAAATGGTCAAAGAATTTTGATGGCAGTTACTGATATATTATCAAGATACAAACAAAATCAGTTATCCTCCGAACATCTGTTATTAGCTATTCTTGAGGATGAAAAAAATGCTGCAAAGGATATTTTATCGTATTTGAAAATAGATATAGGGGAACTAAAAAAAGAAATTGAAACGTTTATTTCGCGGTATGGAGTGAAAGCATCTGCACCATCGGGACAGATTTTTATTACTCCCGAGGCAAGGCATGTTCTTGAGGAAGCCAAGAAAGAAGCAAAAAGAATGGGAGATGAGAAAGTTGGAAGTGATCACTTACTACTTGCGATGACTTTACTTCCAGAGAGTATGACTTACCGAATTCTTTCTCGTTACGGTGTTACTCAGGATAAAGTATATCAGGCTATAAGAGAACTCAGGACTTCCGGGGCACTGTCAGAGGATGAAAATGTAGATATACTGGTACGATTTACTGAGGATCTGACAGAACTGGCAAAACGTGGAAAACTTTTGCCGGTTGTTGGAAGAGACAAAGAAATATTTAGAATTATGGAAATATTGGGAAGAAAATTAAAAAATAATCCAGTAGTGATAGGAGATCCCGGTGTTGGAAAAACAGCAATTGTTGAAGGGTTAGCGCAAAGAATAGTGAAAGAAGAAGTTCCTGATTTTTTGAAAAATAAAAAGATATTAAAACTTGATATTGCAAGAGTTGTTGCCGGGACAAAATTTCGCGGAGAATTTGAAGAAAGATTGAAGAAGATAGTTGACGTAGTAAAAAAGAAACCGGATGTAATACTTTTTATTGATGAAATACATACAGTAGTTGGAGCGGGAGCTTCTGAAGGTTCTGTGGATGCTGCAAATATTTTAAAACCTGAACTTGCCCGGGGGGACTTAAGATGTATAGGCGCTACAACAGTTGAAGAGTATAGAAAATATATAGAAAGAGATAAAGCTCTTGAAAGAAGATTTCAACCTGTAATAGTTGAAGAACCAACAATTGATGAAACAATAAAAATATTACATGGTTTAAAATCGCTTTTCGAGGAATTTCACGGTGTAAAAATTGAAGATAAATCTCTGGAAGTAGCGGCCAGATTTTCAGCAAGGTATATTACAGAGAGATTCTTACCGGATAAAGCTGTTGATCTTGTGGATGAGTCTGCTTCAAGAATAAAAATTCTTGGAAGAGAAGTAGTAACACCTGAAGATGTTGCAAAAACAGTTGAGATGTGGACAGGAATTCCCATTGGCAAAATAATGGGCGCAGAAAAAGAAAAATTAAAAAATCTTGAGAAGTTGATTCATGAGAAGTTTATTGATCAGGAAGAAGCTGTAAGGGTGGTAGCAAGTGCTATTCGAATGTCGCGAACAGGTATCAAGAATACCAAGAGACCTGCAGGTGTTTTTTTGTTTATAGGTCCTACAGGTGTGGGAAAAACAGAGCTGGCTAAAAGATTAGCAGATATTCTCTTTGGTTCTGAAAATAGCCTTATAAGAATAGATATGTCAGAGTATATGGAGAAACATTCTGTTTCCAGGTTAATAGGTGCACCTCCAGGATATGTTGGTTATGAAGAAGGTGGGCAGCTCACAGAATCCGTAAGGAGGAGACCTTACAGTGTGGTTTTGCTCGATGAAATTGAGAAAGCAAATTCCGAAATTTTTAATGTGTTATTACAGGTATTCGAGGATGGTAGACTTACTGATGGTAAAGGTAATACTGTTGATTTTAGAAATACCATTATAATAATGACAAGTAATCTTGGAAGTGAATCTATCATAGAGACCATTGAAAAAGGAAACGAGGAGGAACTTGCAATTGTTGCAGAAAGAGCTATAAAATCAAAACTAAAGCCAGAATTTTTGAACAGGTTAGATGCAATAGTAATATTCAAAACTTTAAAAGAAGAACATATAGTTAAAATTGTTGATATTTATGAGAAGGAACTTAACGATAAACTTGGAGATCAAGGTATAACAGTGGTTCTTGACGATAGTGCAAAACTTTATCTTGCAAAACATGGTTATATTGCTTCAATGGGAGCAAGGCCATTACGAAGGTTGTTCGAAAATACAATAGAATTTACAGTTTCAAATTTGATAATCAACGATGAACTTAAAGAAGGAAATGTGGTAAAATTTACTGCTAACGAAAATGGAATTTCGTATGAGATAGGTTAA
- a CDS encoding CPBP family intramembrane glutamic endopeptidase, with protein sequence MKLIGIIIILLLHWYIIQKIANQFIKKIKFDIFKLHTILAPINILLTFIFIKFSNLSLKDAGFTIGNLKEGLISIFLIGLPAAVISAFFTSKTAKETFKEISYLLPDSKWKIIYMGILVGPVEETLYRGFLQGNLSTIIHGNLFIFNFSTILASIIFTFIHYLNTVNKAESLKVFLSMIPVRFVAALILGYSFQISRSLIYPIIIHNLIDGFNITALDKAKSR encoded by the coding sequence ATGAAATTAATAGGAATCATAATAATCTTATTATTGCACTGGTACATAATTCAAAAAATCGCAAATCAATTTATTAAAAAAATAAAATTTGATATTTTCAAATTACACACTATATTAGCACCTATTAACATTCTACTCACGTTTATATTCATAAAATTTTCAAATCTTTCTTTAAAAGATGCAGGATTCACAATAGGAAATCTTAAAGAGGGACTTATAAGCATTTTCCTCATAGGGCTACCAGCAGCTGTAATATCGGCTTTCTTTACGTCAAAAACAGCTAAAGAAACATTCAAAGAAATAAGCTACCTTCTCCCTGATTCAAAGTGGAAAATTATTTACATGGGGATATTAGTTGGACCTGTTGAAGAGACATTATACAGAGGTTTTCTTCAGGGTAATTTAAGTACAATAATTCACGGCAACCTGTTTATATTTAACTTTTCTACCATTTTAGCCAGTATAATATTTACTTTTATTCATTACTTAAATACTGTAAACAAAGCGGAAAGTTTAAAAGTTTTTCTGAGTATGATACCTGTACGCTTTGTTGCGGCTTTAATCCTTGGATACAGTTTTCAAATCTCCAGAAGTCTAATTTATCCCATAATAATTCATAATTTAATCGACGGGTTTAATATAACAGCTTTAGATAAAGCAAAATCACGTTAA
- a CDS encoding heavy metal translocating P-type ATPase has translation MSEKKDMNHSKNAHDMNSHSHHSESEHQAYEKHEHTEHTEHMKHTEHKEHEHMEHKHEGHEHMNHGHGDHHEHMVKDFRKRFWISLIFTGPVLLLSPLIQSLLGISEALSFPGDLYVLLGLSTFIYFYGGYPFLKGFYDEMRTRRPGMMTLIAMAISTAYLYSLMVVLGLEGKVFFWELATLIDIMLLGHWVEMKSIMGASRALEKLAELMPSEAHKVMPDGKIVDVSLKELVPGDIVLVRPGEKIPADGKVIEGETSVNESMLTGESKPVYKKTGNIVIGGSINGEGSIKVKVEKTGEDSFLSQVINLVKEAQESKSKTQDLANKAAVWLTIIALSAGAITFFVWVFLLGKDVAFALERTVTVMVIACPHALGLAIPLVVAVSTALSAKNGLLIRDRTAFEKARNLQAIIFDKTGTLTEGKFGVTNIVPLSEDFSKEDVLKYAAAIEMHSEHPIAKAIAAASKEHMKVEEFKAIPGKGAEGKIDGKHVMVVSPGFLRENGIKVNNEEVSRMLSEGKTVVYVLVEKEVKGAIGLADIIRSESKEAIAKLKEMGIKCMMLTGDNKQVAEWVSREVGLDEYFAEVLPHEKSQKVKEIQARGLAVAMVGDGVNDAPALVQADVGIAIGAGTDVAVESADIVLVRSDPRDVVAIIALAKATYKKMVQNLAWATGYNTFAIPLAAGVLYSVGILLSPAMGAVLMSLSTVIVAINATLLKYEK, from the coding sequence GTGAGTGAAAAGAAAGATATGAACCATTCTAAAAACGCTCATGATATGAACAGTCATTCTCATCATTCAGAATCTGAACATCAGGCTTACGAGAAACACGAACATACAGAACACACAGAGCATATGAAACATACAGAGCATAAGGAGCATGAGCATATGGAGCATAAACACGAGGGACATGAGCACATGAATCATGGGCATGGGGATCATCATGAACACATGGTGAAAGATTTTAGAAAACGTTTCTGGATTTCTCTTATATTTACAGGTCCTGTTTTACTTTTGTCACCGCTAATACAAAGTTTGCTGGGAATTTCTGAGGCTTTAAGCTTTCCGGGGGATTTATACGTTCTTTTAGGTTTGTCAACGTTTATCTATTTTTACGGTGGTTATCCATTTTTGAAAGGTTTTTACGATGAAATGAGGACCAGAAGGCCTGGTATGATGACGCTTATTGCTATGGCAATAAGCACAGCGTATTTGTATAGTCTTATGGTGGTTCTTGGCTTAGAGGGGAAGGTATTTTTCTGGGAACTTGCAACCTTAATAGATATTATGTTACTTGGACACTGGGTTGAAATGAAATCTATTATGGGAGCATCCAGGGCCCTTGAAAAGCTTGCAGAATTGATGCCTTCTGAGGCTCATAAAGTGATGCCAGATGGAAAAATCGTGGATGTTTCTTTGAAAGAATTGGTGCCAGGGGATATAGTTCTTGTAAGACCTGGTGAAAAAATACCGGCTGATGGAAAAGTAATCGAAGGAGAAACTTCAGTAAATGAATCCATGTTAACAGGTGAAAGTAAGCCTGTTTATAAAAAAACAGGTAATATAGTAATAGGTGGTTCCATTAATGGAGAGGGTTCAATAAAAGTAAAAGTTGAAAAAACTGGAGAAGATTCATTCTTATCTCAGGTGATAAATTTAGTTAAGGAAGCGCAGGAGAGCAAGTCAAAGACTCAGGATTTGGCAAACAAAGCAGCGGTCTGGCTTACAATAATAGCTCTTTCAGCTGGAGCGATAACTTTCTTTGTGTGGGTGTTTTTATTGGGAAAAGATGTGGCTTTCGCATTGGAAAGAACAGTTACTGTTATGGTTATAGCATGTCCTCATGCTCTTGGACTGGCCATACCACTGGTAGTTGCTGTTTCAACAGCACTTTCCGCAAAGAATGGGTTGCTTATACGTGATAGAACAGCTTTTGAAAAAGCAAGAAACCTTCAAGCTATAATTTTTGATAAAACTGGGACTCTAACTGAAGGAAAGTTTGGTGTTACTAATATAGTGCCACTTTCGGAAGATTTTTCCAAAGAAGATGTTCTCAAATACGCAGCCGCTATTGAAATGCATTCAGAACATCCTATAGCAAAAGCTATTGCAGCAGCTTCTAAGGAACATATGAAGGTAGAAGAATTTAAAGCAATTCCCGGAAAAGGAGCGGAAGGAAAAATAGATGGAAAACACGTTATGGTAGTTAGCCCAGGCTTTTTAAGAGAGAACGGTATAAAGGTGAATAATGAGGAAGTATCCAGAATGCTTTCTGAAGGAAAAACGGTTGTTTATGTGTTAGTAGAAAAAGAAGTTAAAGGAGCCATAGGATTAGCAGATATCATACGTTCAGAATCAAAAGAAGCTATAGCGAAATTGAAAGAAATGGGCATAAAATGTATGATGCTTACAGGTGATAACAAACAGGTTGCTGAATGGGTTTCAAGAGAAGTGGGGCTTGACGAGTATTTTGCTGAGGTACTGCCACATGAAAAATCCCAGAAAGTTAAAGAGATTCAGGCTCGCGGTCTTGCAGTGGCAATGGTTGGTGATGGAGTTAACGATGCACCGGCCCTTGTTCAGGCAGATGTAGGAATTGCTATTGGTGCAGGAACGGATGTTGCAGTGGAATCGGCAGACATTGTTCTTGTAAGGAGCGATCCAAGAGATGTTGTGGCGATCATTGCACTTGCAAAGGCAACATACAAGAAAATGGTTCAGAATCTTGCGTGGGCAACTGGTTACAATACGTTTGCTATACCTCTTGCTGCTGGAGTTTTATACAGTGTAGGAATTCTTCTTAGTCCAGCGATGGGAGCAGTTCTTATGTCCTTGAGCACCGTTATAGTTGCGATTAATGCAACGTTGTTAAAATATGAAAAATGA
- a CDS encoding ABC transporter ATP-binding protein — MDNRNIILEVKGITIKYDNILAVDKASLYVKNNEIVALIGANGAGKSSILNSIMGFIKPEEGKIVFGSKDITIFPAWKRAKLGLGIVPEGGRIFSNLTVFENFEIAGIHYSKKSFEEKLRFIFEIFPRLEERKKQLASTLSGGEKQMLAIGRLLMFSPKLLLLDEISLGLMPKLVDEIFEVVQKLKKLGFTILLSEQNTKKALQVSDRAYVVQNGKIVLSGFSKELINNEKVRRAYLGL, encoded by the coding sequence TTGGATAACAGGAACATAATTTTAGAGGTTAAAGGCATTACAATTAAGTATGATAATATTTTAGCAGTTGATAAGGCATCGTTATATGTAAAAAATAATGAGATAGTGGCACTTATAGGAGCAAACGGTGCAGGAAAATCTTCAATACTTAACTCAATTATGGGCTTTATTAAACCTGAAGAAGGAAAAATTGTATTTGGCAGTAAAGACATTACAATATTTCCCGCATGGAAAAGAGCTAAATTGGGATTGGGCATTGTCCCTGAAGGCGGGAGAATTTTTTCTAATTTAACAGTTTTTGAAAATTTTGAAATAGCGGGTATTCATTATTCAAAGAAAAGTTTTGAGGAAAAATTAAGATTTATCTTTGAAATTTTTCCGCGACTTGAGGAGCGAAAAAAACAATTAGCTTCAACTCTTTCAGGGGGAGAAAAGCAAATGCTGGCAATAGGTAGATTGTTGATGTTCTCTCCAAAATTGTTACTTCTTGATGAGATATCTTTAGGACTTATGCCAAAATTGGTTGACGAAATATTTGAAGTTGTTCAAAAACTTAAAAAACTGGGTTTTACAATATTATTATCTGAACAAAATACAAAAAAAGCGCTTCAGGTATCTGATAGGGCGTACGTGGTTCAAAACGGCAAAATAGTTTTAAGTGGTTTCAGTAAAGAGTTAATTAACAACGAAAAAGTCCGAAGAGCATACTTAGGTTTATAG
- a CDS encoding ABC transporter ATP-binding protein: protein MKVLEIKNIVKRFGGLVALNAVSFSIKKGEIHALIGPNGAGKTTLFNIINGFLKPDNGEIIYKGRNIVGFRPNRIAKLGIGRTFQIVRVFGHLTALENVLAGFGINVYDNFRAFFEKPVNENYIKKARELLDMCDLSEYYKVKASLLPLGLQRKLEIARALALNPEILLLDEPASGLNDLETEELSNMIKMLNKKGITILFVEHNTHFTVKTAHWITVLDYGVKIAEGIPEEVVKDERVIEAYLGSGSIG, encoded by the coding sequence ATGAAAGTTCTTGAAATAAAAAATATAGTAAAAAGGTTTGGTGGATTAGTTGCTTTAAATGCCGTGAGTTTTTCTATAAAGAAAGGAGAAATTCATGCGCTTATAGGACCAAATGGCGCCGGGAAAACAACGTTATTTAATATAATAAATGGTTTTTTAAAGCCTGATAATGGAGAAATTATTTATAAAGGACGTAACATTGTTGGATTTCGACCAAACAGGATAGCAAAACTTGGTATAGGAAGAACTTTTCAGATTGTAAGGGTTTTTGGGCATTTAACGGCGCTTGAAAATGTATTGGCAGGATTTGGTATAAATGTTTATGATAATTTCAGAGCATTTTTTGAAAAACCAGTAAATGAAAATTACATAAAAAAAGCGAGAGAGTTGCTGGATATGTGTGACCTGTCTGAGTATTACAAAGTAAAAGCCAGTTTGCTTCCGCTGGGACTACAGCGTAAGCTGGAAATCGCCAGAGCTCTTGCTTTAAATCCAGAAATCCTTCTGCTTGATGAGCCGGCATCCGGGTTAAATGATCTGGAAACAGAGGAGCTGTCAAACATGATAAAGATGTTAAATAAAAAGGGAATTACTATACTGTTTGTAGAACATAACACTCATTTTACTGTAAAAACAGCACATTGGATAACAGTACTTGATTATGGTGTGAAGATAGCTGAAGGAATTCCTGAGGAGGTAGTTAAAGACGAAAGAGTTATAGAAGCTTATCTGGGGAGTGGTTCTATTGGATAA
- a CDS encoding branched-chain amino acid ABC transporter permease, translating to MSIDYLMTLVVYSSVNIILASSLNVLVGFAGQVSLGHAAFFGIGAYTSAIFTVKFGWSYWWALPMAVLLGGIIGFLLGLPALRVKEDFLVLATIGINFVVVAIFNYIPFFGGPYGIVGLPRPGFGNYRFNTFTYAFYSFIVCVAVLIFIRYISKVYVKMGFDALRENESAAESIGVSTARYKIYAFSIAGALAGLAGNLWAHYMGVIFPDNFSFGVSIGIITMVVIGGIGTIIGPVIGAIIITLLPEMLRVIENFRMLVYGIIIILTMMYLPDGLVSLFKKRSV from the coding sequence ATGAGTATAGATTATTTAATGACATTAGTCGTATACAGTTCCGTCAATATAATATTGGCTTCCAGCTTGAATGTTTTAGTTGGATTTGCAGGGCAGGTATCCCTGGGTCATGCGGCTTTTTTTGGGATAGGGGCTTATACTTCGGCCATATTTACTGTTAAGTTTGGCTGGAGTTACTGGTGGGCTCTTCCTATGGCTGTGTTGTTAGGAGGGATAATAGGTTTTTTGTTAGGACTTCCAGCTTTGAGAGTGAAAGAAGATTTTCTCGTACTTGCAACTATAGGAATTAATTTTGTTGTTGTTGCCATATTTAATTATATACCTTTTTTCGGAGGGCCGTACGGTATTGTAGGACTTCCAAGGCCTGGCTTTGGGAATTACAGATTCAATACGTTTACGTATGCTTTTTATTCGTTTATTGTTTGTGTTGCAGTTTTAATTTTTATTCGTTATATTTCAAAAGTATATGTAAAAATGGGGTTTGATGCATTGCGAGAAAATGAATCAGCTGCAGAGTCAATAGGAGTAAGTACTGCGCGATATAAAATTTATGCTTTTTCTATAGCAGGCGCTCTGGCAGGACTTGCAGGTAATTTATGGGCGCATTATATGGGGGTTATTTTTCCAGATAATTTTTCTTTTGGCGTTTCCATAGGGATAATTACTATGGTAGTTATAGGTGGAATAGGAACCATAATAGGTCCTGTTATAGGAGCAATAATTATAACACTTCTCCCTGAAATGTTAAGAGTCATAGAGAATTTTAGGATGCTTGTGTATGGAATCATTATAATTTTGACAATGATGTATTTACCAGATGGCCTTGTAAGTTTGTTTAAAAAGAGGAGTGTATAA
- a CDS encoding branched-chain amino acid ABC transporter permease has translation MFLQNFLNSLILGSIYVLIAIGLTIIYGVLKILHIAHAGVYALGALLFLYFYNIGMSFAFSIVLSLIISGFSGAFIYKFLYKRVLKESRIVPLIISIGLFVALQDFFRLVWGPYKRSIDVFLPIPDIITENVYLSQRQLFVLILTGVTLLGLYLLVVKTRFGKALRACADDIMLTESFGINTEKVIFYGFFLGSVLAALGGILVGLYENSVYPTMGEIPSYKAFVVIVLGGFGSIRGAIIAGFLLAIVETFIVYYFGFLLPRDAIAFLAMIAILMFKPEGLFGRAGK, from the coding sequence TTGTTTTTGCAGAATTTTTTAAATTCTCTTATTCTTGGGAGTATATATGTTTTGATAGCTATTGGGTTGACTATTATTTACGGCGTTCTCAAGATTTTACATATTGCCCACGCGGGGGTTTACGCACTTGGTGCTTTACTTTTTCTGTATTTTTACAACATCGGGATGAGTTTTGCTTTTTCTATTGTTTTGTCATTAATAATTTCCGGGTTTAGTGGAGCGTTTATATATAAGTTTCTTTATAAAAGAGTTCTTAAAGAAAGTAGAATAGTTCCATTGATAATCAGTATAGGACTTTTTGTTGCATTACAGGATTTTTTTCGACTTGTCTGGGGGCCTTATAAAAGGTCTATAGATGTTTTTTTACCTATTCCCGATATAATTACTGAGAATGTTTATTTGAGTCAGCGTCAATTGTTTGTATTGATTTTAACGGGTGTTACTCTATTAGGGCTTTATCTTTTAGTTGTGAAAACAAGATTTGGTAAAGCGTTAAGAGCATGTGCTGATGACATTATGCTTACTGAAAGTTTTGGTATAAACACTGAAAAAGTGATTTTTTACGGCTTTTTTCTCGGTTCTGTATTAGCTGCTTTAGGGGGAATTCTTGTTGGGTTGTATGAAAATAGTGTATATCCGACTATGGGGGAAATCCCTTCATATAAGGCTTTTGTTGTTATAGTTCTTGGAGGTTTTGGAAGTATTAGAGGAGCTATTATAGCAGGATTTTTACTGGCTATTGTTGAGACATTTATAGTATATTATTTTGGCTTTTTACTTCCAAGAGATGCTATTGCTTTTTTAGCCATGATAGCAATTTTGATGTTTAAACCCGAAGGATTATTTGGGAGGGCAGGTAAATGA
- a CDS encoding ABC transporter substrate-binding protein has protein sequence MRRVVVFLMLIAVIFAFSAIKIGIYVPLTGFAAADGESALHGAMLAVDYINNHGGVLGEKVELVYYDDGAKADQSVSIAYKLIQKDKVVVAISGSYSGATKAAAGIYQQLGIPMISAYAVHPQITKTGDFIFRVGTLATVQGRAGAYLAVKKLGAKKIAVLTIDNDFGVSLSNAFKEEAEKLGAKIIFEAKYPLGETDFKPILLKLRKNLPDTIYATAYFSEAARLVTQARQLGIFVPIIGQEGYDSPQFPKLTEQKAANGVVITTDLDRDSEKEIVKWFISKYYEEYKIDADMVAASAFDAVMIAAEAIKLAGSTDPVKIKEALKSIKSFENSVTGFKGFAENREAIRTVTCQIYLGNRFHRFWEISDPEIVMPK, from the coding sequence ATGCGAAGAGTTGTTGTTTTTCTTATGTTGATTGCAGTAATATTTGCATTTTCTGCCATTAAAATTGGAATTTATGTTCCTTTAACAGGTTTTGCTGCAGCTGATGGTGAGAGTGCTCTTCATGGTGCTATGCTTGCTGTAGATTATATTAACAACCATGGTGGAGTATTAGGCGAAAAAGTAGAGCTTGTTTATTATGATGATGGTGCAAAAGCTGATCAGAGTGTTAGTATAGCCTATAAATTAATTCAGAAAGATAAAGTAGTGGTTGCCATTAGTGGATCATATAGTGGTGCTACAAAAGCTGCTGCCGGGATATACCAGCAGTTGGGAATTCCTATGATATCAGCTTATGCAGTTCATCCTCAAATAACGAAAACAGGTGATTTTATATTCAGAGTTGGAACACTGGCTACTGTGCAGGGAAGAGCAGGAGCGTATCTTGCTGTTAAAAAATTAGGTGCTAAAAAGATTGCGGTATTAACTATAGACAATGATTTTGGAGTTTCTTTATCAAATGCTTTCAAAGAAGAAGCGGAGAAGTTAGGCGCGAAAATAATTTTTGAAGCAAAATATCCTCTGGGCGAGACTGATTTTAAACCGATTCTTTTGAAATTAAGAAAGAATTTACCAGATACAATATATGCAACGGCGTATTTTAGTGAGGCCGCGCGTCTGGTTACGCAAGCAAGGCAGTTAGGAATATTTGTACCAATTATAGGTCAGGAAGGGTATGATTCACCACAATTTCCAAAGCTCACTGAGCAAAAAGCAGCTAATGGTGTAGTTATTACTACAGACCTTGACCGTGATAGTGAAAAGGAAATAGTAAAATGGTTTATATCTAAATATTATGAGGAATACAAGATAGACGCTGATATGGTTGCAGCTTCTGCTTTTGATGCGGTAATGATAGCTGCAGAGGCTATCAAATTAGCCGGAAGTACAGATCCAGTAAAAATAAAAGAGGCTTTGAAGAGTATTAAAAGTTTTGAAAATTCTGTGACAGGTTTTAAAGGATTTGCTGAAAATAGAGAAGCTATACGTACAGTAACCTGTCAGATTTATCTCGGTAATAGATTCCATAGATTCTGGGAGATTTCTGATCCTGAAATTGTAATGCCAAAATAA
- a CDS encoding ATP-binding cassette domain-containing protein — MKIPKNKIISIMGKSGRGKSTLLNIILKLYKPSKGEIYIFW, encoded by the coding sequence TTGAAAATTCCAAAAAATAAAATAATTTCGATAATGGGAAAGAGCGGAAGAGGAAAAAGCACCTTATTGAACATAATACTTAAACTATACAAACCTTCTAAAGGAGAAATATACATATTTTGGTAA